A stretch of Panthera tigris isolate Pti1 chromosome E2, P.tigris_Pti1_mat1.1, whole genome shotgun sequence DNA encodes these proteins:
- the COG8 gene encoding conserved oligomeric Golgi complex subunit 8 isoform X2: MLAANFRIFSLEGNFVKEAEEISSNRRMNTLTLNRHTEILEILEIPQLMDTCVRNSYYEEALELAAYVRRLERKYSSIPVIQGIVNEVRQSMQLMLSQLIQQLRTNIQLPACLRVIGFLRRMDIFTEAELRVKFLQARDAWLRSILTAIPNDDPYFHITKTIEACRVHLFDIITQYRAIFSDEDPLLPPAMGEHTVNESAIFHGWVLQRVSQFLQVLETDLNRGIGGRLDSLLGQCMYFGLSFSRVGADFRGQLAPVFQQVAISTFQKAIQEAVEKFQDEMNSYTLISAPAILGSSNLPAAVPVTQPGTLQPPMVLLDFPPLACFLNSILVAFNDLRLCCPVALAQDVTGALENALAKVTNIILAFHRAEEAAFSSGEQELFVQFCTVFVEDLVPYLNRCLQVLFPPAQIAQTLGIPPTQLSKYGNLGHVNIDVVQEPLAFILPKRELVLCLDEKELVPELPAPAPEVPPEESGVEPVAAAFPEGAQEQADAAEPLQAEVPGLDPRGEQVVWQASGWAARIIQHEMDHLQGCLFIDKMDSKTFTNIHWMEVND; encoded by the exons ATGTTGGCGGCCAACTTCAGGATCTTCTCGCTTGAAGG AAACTTTGTGAAAGAGGCTGAAGAGATCAGTTCCAACCGCCGGATGAACACCCTGACCCTAAACCGGCACACAGAAATCCTGGAAATCCTGGAGATCCCCCAGCTCATGGACACTTGTGTCCGGAACAGCTACTATGAAGAGGCCCTGGAGCTTGCGGCCTACGTACGCCGACTGGAAAGGAAATACTCCTCCATCCCGGTCATCCAG GGCATTGTGAATGAAGTGCGCCAGTCTATGCAGCTGATGTTGAGCCAGCTGATCCAGCAACTGAGGACCAATATCcagctccctgcctgcctccgTGTCATTGGCTTCCTGCGGCGCATGGATATATTCACTGAGGCTGAGTTGAGGGTGAAGTTTCTTCAGGCCCGAGATGCTTGGCTCCGTTCCATCCTGACTGCCATCCCCAATGATGATCCCTATTTCCACATCACAAAAACCATTGAGGCTTGCCGTGTCCATCTGTTTGATATCATCACCCAGTACCGTGCCATATTTTCAGATGAGGACCCATTGTTGCCGCCTGCCATGGGTGAGCACACTGTGAACGAGAGCGCCATCTTCCATGGCTGGGTGCTACAGAGGGTCTCGCAATTCCTGCAGGTGCTGGAGACCGACCTTAACCGGGGGATAGGTGGCCGCCTAGACTCTCTGCTGGGTCAGTGCATGTACTTTGGGCTGTCCTTCAGCCGGGTGGGGGCTGATTTCCGGGGCCAGTTGGCTCCTGTTTTCCAGCAGGTGGCCATCAGCACTTTCCAGAAAGCAATTCAGGAAGCAGTGGAAAAGTTCCAGGATGAAATGAATTCCTACACCCTCATCTCCGCTCCAGCCATCCTGGGCAGCAGTAACCTGCCTGCTGCTGTGCCAGTCACTCAGCCAGGGACCTTGCAGCCACCCATGGTACTCTTAGATTTCCCACCCCTTGCCTGCTTCCTGAACAGTATTCTGGTTGCCTTCAATGATCTGCGCCTCTGCTGCCCTGTGGCCCTGGCACAGGATGTGACTGGGGCCCTGGAGAATGCCCTTGCCAAG GTAACTAATATAATCCTGGCCTTCCATCGTGCAGAAGAGGCTGCTTTCAGCAGTGGGGAGCAAGAGCTCTTCGTCCAGTTCTGCACCGTGTTCGTGGAAGACCTTGTTCCATATTTAAATCGCTGTCTCCAAGTCCTTTTTCCACCAGCTCAGATAGCACAGACCTTAG GCATCCCTCCCACTCAGCTCTCCAAGTACGGCAACCTTGGGCATGTGAACATCGACGTCGTCCAGGAGCCTCTCGCCTTCATCCTGCCGAAGAGAGAGCTGGTCCTGTGTCTAGACGAAAAGGAGCTGGTGCCCGAGCTCCCAGCTCCAGCCCCGGAAGTCCCCCCCGAGGAGTCAGGCGTCGAGCCGGTCGCTGCGGCTTTCCCCGAGGGTGCGCAGGAGCAGGCTGACGCGGCCGAGCCACTGCAGGCCGAGGTGCCGG GGCTGGACCCTAGAGGGGAGCAGGTGGTGTGGCAGGCGAGTGGATGGGCAGCCCGTATCATCCAGCATGAGATGGACCACTTGCAGGGCTGCCTGTTCATCGACAAAATGGACAGCAAGACATTTACAAACATCCACTGGATGGAGGTGAATGATTAG
- the COG8 gene encoding conserved oligomeric Golgi complex subunit 8 isoform X1 has translation MAATETIASSTTATASASAAATATAAALGEVEDEGLLASLFRDRFPEAQWRERPDVGRYLRELSGSGLERLRREPERLAEERAQLLQQTRDLAFANYKTFIRGAECTERIHRLFGDVEASLGRLLDRLPSFQQSCRNFVKEAEEISSNRRMNTLTLNRHTEILEILEIPQLMDTCVRNSYYEEALELAAYVRRLERKYSSIPVIQGIVNEVRQSMQLMLSQLIQQLRTNIQLPACLRVIGFLRRMDIFTEAELRVKFLQARDAWLRSILTAIPNDDPYFHITKTIEACRVHLFDIITQYRAIFSDEDPLLPPAMGEHTVNESAIFHGWVLQRVSQFLQVLETDLNRGIGGRLDSLLGQCMYFGLSFSRVGADFRGQLAPVFQQVAISTFQKAIQEAVEKFQDEMNSYTLISAPAILGSSNLPAAVPVTQPGTLQPPMVLLDFPPLACFLNSILVAFNDLRLCCPVALAQDVTGALENALAKVTNIILAFHRAEEAAFSSGEQELFVQFCTVFVEDLVPYLNRCLQVLFPPAQIAQTLGIPPTQLSKYGNLGHVNIDVVQEPLAFILPKRELVLCLDEKELVPELPAPAPEVPPEESGVEPVAAAFPEGAQEQADAAEPLQAEVPGLDPRGEQVVWQASGWAARIIQHEMDHLQGCLFIDKMDSKTFTNIHWMEVND, from the exons ATGGCGGCGACGGAGACTATTGCTTCGTCAACCACCGCCACGGCGTCGGCGTCGGCCGCAGCGACCGCCACTGCGGCGGCTCTCGGGGAGGTGGAGGATGAAGGACTCCTGGCATCGCTGTTCCGGGACCGCTTCCCCGAGGCCCAGTGGCGGGAGCGGCCCGACGTGGGCCGCTACCTCCGGGAGTTGAGCGGCTCCGGGCTGGAGCGGCTGAGGCGCGAGCCCGAGCGCTTGGCGGAGGAGCGGGCGCAGCTGCTGCAGCAGACGCGCGACTTGGCCTTCGCCAATTATAAGACCTTCATCCGCGGCGCCGAGTGCACCGAGCGCATCCACCGCCTCTTTGGCGACGTGGAGGCGTCGCTCGGCCGCCTGCTCGACCGCTTGCCCAGCTTCCAGCAGAGCTGCAG AAACTTTGTGAAAGAGGCTGAAGAGATCAGTTCCAACCGCCGGATGAACACCCTGACCCTAAACCGGCACACAGAAATCCTGGAAATCCTGGAGATCCCCCAGCTCATGGACACTTGTGTCCGGAACAGCTACTATGAAGAGGCCCTGGAGCTTGCGGCCTACGTACGCCGACTGGAAAGGAAATACTCCTCCATCCCGGTCATCCAG GGCATTGTGAATGAAGTGCGCCAGTCTATGCAGCTGATGTTGAGCCAGCTGATCCAGCAACTGAGGACCAATATCcagctccctgcctgcctccgTGTCATTGGCTTCCTGCGGCGCATGGATATATTCACTGAGGCTGAGTTGAGGGTGAAGTTTCTTCAGGCCCGAGATGCTTGGCTCCGTTCCATCCTGACTGCCATCCCCAATGATGATCCCTATTTCCACATCACAAAAACCATTGAGGCTTGCCGTGTCCATCTGTTTGATATCATCACCCAGTACCGTGCCATATTTTCAGATGAGGACCCATTGTTGCCGCCTGCCATGGGTGAGCACACTGTGAACGAGAGCGCCATCTTCCATGGCTGGGTGCTACAGAGGGTCTCGCAATTCCTGCAGGTGCTGGAGACCGACCTTAACCGGGGGATAGGTGGCCGCCTAGACTCTCTGCTGGGTCAGTGCATGTACTTTGGGCTGTCCTTCAGCCGGGTGGGGGCTGATTTCCGGGGCCAGTTGGCTCCTGTTTTCCAGCAGGTGGCCATCAGCACTTTCCAGAAAGCAATTCAGGAAGCAGTGGAAAAGTTCCAGGATGAAATGAATTCCTACACCCTCATCTCCGCTCCAGCCATCCTGGGCAGCAGTAACCTGCCTGCTGCTGTGCCAGTCACTCAGCCAGGGACCTTGCAGCCACCCATGGTACTCTTAGATTTCCCACCCCTTGCCTGCTTCCTGAACAGTATTCTGGTTGCCTTCAATGATCTGCGCCTCTGCTGCCCTGTGGCCCTGGCACAGGATGTGACTGGGGCCCTGGAGAATGCCCTTGCCAAG GTAACTAATATAATCCTGGCCTTCCATCGTGCAGAAGAGGCTGCTTTCAGCAGTGGGGAGCAAGAGCTCTTCGTCCAGTTCTGCACCGTGTTCGTGGAAGACCTTGTTCCATATTTAAATCGCTGTCTCCAAGTCCTTTTTCCACCAGCTCAGATAGCACAGACCTTAG GCATCCCTCCCACTCAGCTCTCCAAGTACGGCAACCTTGGGCATGTGAACATCGACGTCGTCCAGGAGCCTCTCGCCTTCATCCTGCCGAAGAGAGAGCTGGTCCTGTGTCTAGACGAAAAGGAGCTGGTGCCCGAGCTCCCAGCTCCAGCCCCGGAAGTCCCCCCCGAGGAGTCAGGCGTCGAGCCGGTCGCTGCGGCTTTCCCCGAGGGTGCGCAGGAGCAGGCTGACGCGGCCGAGCCACTGCAGGCCGAGGTGCCGG GGCTGGACCCTAGAGGGGAGCAGGTGGTGTGGCAGGCGAGTGGATGGGCAGCCCGTATCATCCAGCATGAGATGGACCACTTGCAGGGCTGCCTGTTCATCGACAAAATGGACAGCAAGACATTTACAAACATCCACTGGATGGAGGTGAATGATTAG
- the COG8 gene encoding conserved oligomeric Golgi complex subunit 8 isoform X3, giving the protein MGAGLLLGPLLGRSRHCLGPTPPWGEGTGGHSVRACSSASTPDGLEGPARQRSYWRYVRRLVRGAPEPPYPRVCQVGDPALRAVAAMVEPAQLAGPELQRLVQRLVQVMRRRRCVGLSAPQLGVPLQVLALEFPEALFRACAPRLREARQMEPFPLRVFVNPSLRVLDSRLVTFPEGCESVAGFLACVPRFQAVQISGLDPRGEQVVWQASGWAARIIQHEMDHLQGCLFIDKMDSKTFTNIHWMEVND; this is encoded by the exons ATGGGGGCCGGACTGCTGCTGGGGCCGCTGCTGGGGCGGTCGCGTCACTGCTTGGGGCCGACACCGCCGTGGGGAGAGGGGACGGGGGGCCACAGCGTCCGGGCCTGTAGCTCCGCCTCCACCCCGGACGGCCTCGAGGGCCCGGCGCGCCAGCGGTCTTACTGGCGCTACGTGCGGCGCCTGGTGCGGGGAGCGCCCGAGCCGCCGTACCCGCGCGTGTGTCAGGTCGGGGACCCGGCGCTGCGGGCCGTGGCGGCTATGGTGGAGCCCGCGCAGCTGGCGGGGCCCGAGCTGCAGCGGCTGGTGCAGCGGCTGGTGCAAGTGATGCGACGCCGGCGCTGCGTAGGCCTGAGTGCTCCGCAGCTCGGCGTGCCGCTACAGGTGTTGGCCCTGGAGTTCCCCGAGGCACTCTTCCGCGCCTGCGCGCCGCGCCTGCGCGAGGCCCGCCAGATGGAGCCCTTCCCCTTGCGCGTGTTCGTGAACCCCAGCCTGCGGGTGCTGGACAGCCGCCTGGTCACCTTCCCTGAGGGCTGCGAGAGCGTCGCCGGCTTCCTGGCCTGCGTGCCCCGCTTCCAGGCCGTGCAGATCTCAG GGCTGGACCCTAGAGGGGAGCAGGTGGTGTGGCAGGCGAGTGGATGGGCAGCCCGTATCATCCAGCATGAGATGGACCACTTGCAGGGCTGCCTGTTCATCGACAAAATGGACAGCAAGACATTTACAAACATCCACTGGATGGAGGTGAATGATTAG
- the NIP7 gene encoding 60S ribosome subunit biogenesis protein NIP7 homolog isoform X2, with the protein MRPLTEEETRVMFEKIAKYIGENLQLLVDRPDGTYCFRLHNDRVYYVSEKILKLAANISGDKLVSLGTCFGKFTKTYKFRLHITALDYLAPYAKYKVWIKPGAEQSFLYGNHVLKSGLGRITENTCQYQGVVVYSMADVPLTVFKDVQERQQAQQGTKGEGNVEFQSKTLTQHN; encoded by the exons ATGCGGCCTTTGACTGAAGAAGAGACCCGCGTAATGTTTGAGAAGATAGCGAAATA CATCGGGGAGAACCTTCAGCTGCTGGTCGACAGGCCCGACGGCACCTACTGTTTCAGGCTGCACAACGACCGGGTGTACTACGTGAG CGAGAAGATCCTGAAGTTGGCCGCCAACATCTCTGGGGACAAGCTGGTGTCTCTGGGGACCTGCTTCGGAAAATTCACGAAGACTTACAAGTTCCGGTTGCACATCACAGCTCTGGATTACCTTGCACCGTATGCCAag TATAAAGTCTGGATAAAGCCTGGAGCAGAGCAGTCCTTCCTGTATGGGAACCATGTGTTGAAATCTGGACTGGGTCGAATCACTGAAAATACCTGTCAGTACCAGGGAGTGGTGGTGTACTCCATGGCAGACGTCCCTCTG aCAGTCTTTAAGGATGTccaagagagacagcaagcacaaCAAGGTACAAAAGGAGAAGGGAATGTTGAGTTTCAGAGCAAGACACTAACACAGCACAATTAG
- the NIP7 gene encoding 60S ribosome subunit biogenesis protein NIP7 homolog isoform X6, which produces MRPLTEEETRVMFEKIAKYIGENLQLLVDRPDGTYCFRLHNDRVYYVSEKILKLAANISGDKLVSLGTCFGKFTKTYKFRLHITALDYLAPYAKYKVWIKPGAEQSFLYGNHVLKSGLGRITENTCQYQGVVVYSMADVPLLVTQKKRTRVL; this is translated from the exons ATGCGGCCTTTGACTGAAGAAGAGACCCGCGTAATGTTTGAGAAGATAGCGAAATA CATCGGGGAGAACCTTCAGCTGCTGGTCGACAGGCCCGACGGCACCTACTGTTTCAGGCTGCACAACGACCGGGTGTACTACGTGAG CGAGAAGATCCTGAAGTTGGCCGCCAACATCTCTGGGGACAAGCTGGTGTCTCTGGGGACCTGCTTCGGAAAATTCACGAAGACTTACAAGTTCCGGTTGCACATCACAGCTCTGGATTACCTTGCACCGTATGCCAag TATAAAGTCTGGATAAAGCCTGGAGCAGAGCAGTCCTTCCTGTATGGGAACCATGTGTTGAAATCTGGACTGGGTCGAATCACTGAAAATACCTGTCAGTACCAGGGAGTGGTGGTGTACTCCATGGCAGACGTCCCTCTG CTCGTGACTCAGAAGAAAAGGACTAGGGTGCTGTAG
- the NIP7 gene encoding 60S ribosome subunit biogenesis protein NIP7 homolog isoform X1 — protein MRPLTEEETRVMFEKIAKYIGENLQLLVDRPDGTYCFRLHNDRVYYVSEKILKLAANISGDKLVSLGTCFGKFTKTYKFRLHITALDYLAPYAKYKVWIKPGAEQSFLYGNHVLKSGLGRITENTCQYQGVVVYSMADVPLGFGVAAKSTQDCRKVDPMAIVVFHQADIGEYVRHEETLT, from the exons ATGCGGCCTTTGACTGAAGAAGAGACCCGCGTAATGTTTGAGAAGATAGCGAAATA CATCGGGGAGAACCTTCAGCTGCTGGTCGACAGGCCCGACGGCACCTACTGTTTCAGGCTGCACAACGACCGGGTGTACTACGTGAG CGAGAAGATCCTGAAGTTGGCCGCCAACATCTCTGGGGACAAGCTGGTGTCTCTGGGGACCTGCTTCGGAAAATTCACGAAGACTTACAAGTTCCGGTTGCACATCACAGCTCTGGATTACCTTGCACCGTATGCCAag TATAAAGTCTGGATAAAGCCTGGAGCAGAGCAGTCCTTCCTGTATGGGAACCATGTGTTGAAATCTGGACTGGGTCGAATCACTGAAAATACCTGTCAGTACCAGGGAGTGGTGGTGTACTCCATGGCAGACGTCCCTCTG GGTTTTGGGGTGGCAGCAAAGTCTACACAAGACTGCAGGAAAGTAGACCCCATGGCGATTGTGGTATTTCATCAAGCAGACATTGGGGAATATGTGCGGCATGAAGAGACATTGACTTAA
- the NIP7 gene encoding 60S ribosome subunit biogenesis protein NIP7 homolog isoform X7: MRPLTEEETRVMFEKIAKYIGENLQLLVDRPDGTYCFRLHNDRVYYVSEKILKLAANISGDKLVSLGTCFGKFTKTYKFRLHITALDYLAPYAKYKVWIKPGAEQSFLYGNHVLKSGLGRITENTCQYQGVVVYSMADVPLARTLV, translated from the exons ATGCGGCCTTTGACTGAAGAAGAGACCCGCGTAATGTTTGAGAAGATAGCGAAATA CATCGGGGAGAACCTTCAGCTGCTGGTCGACAGGCCCGACGGCACCTACTGTTTCAGGCTGCACAACGACCGGGTGTACTACGTGAG CGAGAAGATCCTGAAGTTGGCCGCCAACATCTCTGGGGACAAGCTGGTGTCTCTGGGGACCTGCTTCGGAAAATTCACGAAGACTTACAAGTTCCGGTTGCACATCACAGCTCTGGATTACCTTGCACCGTATGCCAag TATAAAGTCTGGATAAAGCCTGGAGCAGAGCAGTCCTTCCTGTATGGGAACCATGTGTTGAAATCTGGACTGGGTCGAATCACTGAAAATACCTGTCAGTACCAGGGAGTGGTGGTGTACTCCATGGCAGACGTCCCTCTG
- the NIP7 gene encoding 60S ribosome subunit biogenesis protein NIP7 homolog isoform X5, whose product MRPLTEEETRVMFEKIAKYIGENLQLLVDRPDGTYCFRLHNDRVYYVSEKILKLAANISGDKLVSLGTCFGKFTKTYKFRLHITALDYLAPYAKYKVWIKPGAEQSFLYGNHVLKSGLGRITENTCQYQGVVVYSMADVPLFPHLLLKLFSTK is encoded by the exons ATGCGGCCTTTGACTGAAGAAGAGACCCGCGTAATGTTTGAGAAGATAGCGAAATA CATCGGGGAGAACCTTCAGCTGCTGGTCGACAGGCCCGACGGCACCTACTGTTTCAGGCTGCACAACGACCGGGTGTACTACGTGAG CGAGAAGATCCTGAAGTTGGCCGCCAACATCTCTGGGGACAAGCTGGTGTCTCTGGGGACCTGCTTCGGAAAATTCACGAAGACTTACAAGTTCCGGTTGCACATCACAGCTCTGGATTACCTTGCACCGTATGCCAag TATAAAGTCTGGATAAAGCCTGGAGCAGAGCAGTCCTTCCTGTATGGGAACCATGTGTTGAAATCTGGACTGGGTCGAATCACTGAAAATACCTGTCAGTACCAGGGAGTGGTGGTGTACTCCATGGCAGACGTCCCTCTG TTCCCACATCTCTTACTGAAGCTCTTCTCAACAAAATGA
- the TMED6 gene encoding transmembrane emp24 domain-containing protein 6, whose protein sequence is MFPLLFGAGLVVLNLVTSARSLKTEPFSGSGDQPHFHGADRSDFAIMIPPGGTECFWQFAYQTGYFYFSYEVQRTLGMSHDRHVAATAHTPQGFLIDSSQDVRGQINFSIKETGFYQLCLKNQQNHFGSVQVYLNFGVFYEGPEMDHKQKNERKQLNDTLDAIEESTRKMQNNIFHMWRYYNFARMRKMADFFLLQSNYNYVNWWSTAQSFVIVLSGILQLYFLKRLFNVPKVTDTKKPRC, encoded by the exons ATGTTCCCTTTGCTCTTTGGAGCTGGACTGGTGGTTTTGAACCTAGTGACCTCTGCTAGGAGCCTGAAGACAGAACCCTTTAGTGGTTCTGGGGACCAGCCACACTTCCATGGAGCAGATCGATCTGACTTTGCCATCATGATCCctccaggaggcacagagtgCTTCTGGCAATTTGCCTACCAGACTGGATACTTCTATTTCAGTTATGAG GTGCAGCGGACACTGGGAATGTCACATGACCGGCATGTCGCTGCCACAGCACATACCCCACAGGGTTTCCTCATAGACTCCTCTCAGGATGTTCGGGGCCAGATTAACTTCTCTATCAAAGAGACAG GTTTTTATCAGCTTTGtctaaaaaatcagcaaaatcacTTTGGTTCTGTCCAAGTTTACCTCAATTTTGGAGTTTTCTACGAGGGGCCTGAGATGGACCacaaacagaagaatgaaagaaaacaactgaATGATACTCTGGATGCAATTGAG GAGAGTACACGGAAGATGCAGAACAACATCTTTCACATGTGGCGGTATTACAACTTTGCCCGCATGAGGAAAATGGCTGACTTTTTCCTTCTCCAATCAAACTATAACTACGTGAACTGGtggtcgacagctcagagctttgtTATTGTTCTTTCTGGAATCCTGCAGCTGTATTTCTTGAAGCGTCTCTTTAATGTCCCAAAGGTTACAGACACAAAAAAGCCAAGATGCTAA